The Pseudogulbenkiania sp. MAI-1 sequence GTTTCAGTTTTATAACCTGATACCCAGTCTCACCGCGCGCGAGAACGTCGCGGCGGTGACGGAAATCTCCGTGTCCCCGATGCCGCCGGAAGACGCCTTACGGCTGGTTGGGCTGGGCGAGCGACTGGACCACTTCCCGGCCCAGCTCTCCGGCGGCGAGCAACAGCGGGTCGCCATCGCCCGTGCCATCGCCAAGAACCCCGCGGTGCTGCTGTGCGACGAGCCGACCGGCGCGCTCGACTCCGCCACCGGCGTGGTGGTGCTCGAAGCGCTGGAGAAGGTGAACCGCGAACTCGGCACCCTGACCGTGCTGATCACCCACAACATGGGGATCGCCGCCATGGCCGACCGGGTCATTCGCCTGTCCGATGGGCATATCGCCAACATCCGCATCAACCCGTCGAAATGTTCGGCCCGGGAGTTGAGCTGGTGAGGCCGCCGCTGTCATATGCCTGCCCGGCGGACGCGGCGGAAGTGAGCTGAGGCCTCGCGATGCGCGCCCTCGACCGCAAGCTTTTCCGGGACTTCTGGCACATGCGAGGCCAGGTGGTGGCCATCGTGGCGGTGATCATGGGCGGCGTGGCCACGCTGGTGATGTCGCTGTCGACCTATGATTCGCTGGCGCTCACCCGCGATCTTTTTTACCGCGACTACCGTTTCGCGGAAGTGTTCGTCAATCTCAAGCGCGCGCCGGGACCAGTGGCCGAACGCTTGCGCGACATACCCGGTGTGGATCGGCTGGAAACGCGCGTCGTCGCGGGAGTGAAGCTGGAGGTGCGCGGCTTCTCCGACCCCATCACCGGCCTGCTGCTGTCGGTGCCGGACAGCGGCGAGCCGCGGCTCA is a genomic window containing:
- a CDS encoding ABC transporter ATP-binding protein, which translates into the protein MTDHKECVFHATGLTKIYRMGEVEVPALRGIDLELYAGELVVLLGPSGSGKSTLLNILGGLDAPTSGEVYYLDHKLTGATETDLTRFRREHVGFVFQFYNLIPSLTARENVAAVTEISVSPMPPEDALRLVGLGERLDHFPAQLSGGEQQRVAIARAIAKNPAVLLCDEPTGALDSATGVVVLEALEKVNRELGTLTVLITHNMGIAAMADRVIRLSDGHIANIRINPSKCSARELSW